The Euphorbia lathyris chromosome 2, ddEupLath1.1, whole genome shotgun sequence genome includes a window with the following:
- the LOC136220874 gene encoding uncharacterized protein yields the protein MDDHKACFKTKFHKRMPTRSAKIPVVPLNPELEHTLHRSKQIGKLKQDEIIEPIKPIKMTDNERNNERDAENTGPENDTRLMSEILAPHRHQHLSGIAAPNIPANTYEIKSGIIHLIQQTGLFGGEAHESPNDHLDRFLMCADTARTNGVPQDAARLKLFPFSLTGQALEWLRTLEPGSITTWVGLEKEFLSYYFPPSKTAMLRGEITSFHQPEHEALHTSWTRFRKMLRMCPHHDIPKHQLVSVFYHGLTPTNRAIVDSAAGGDLFRKIATEAYDMINELARKSVQWQEQKLAGPTRQRVFAVEEQEQNPVVADLSRKMDVLLATLSRPPTCVHCGGDHNGKDCQAGSPFAGDGVEMVNYVGGQPRYNQNYNNSNPNNYNSYNNNNNGNYRRPQHPNLSYGNSNQNVLRPPSGFVQEHREQGLGMPPYQQQNQGPMQPPKESDKVITLLKEISARLANNEAFCKDLSNQVAQINRDRQERPQGSLPSTTEKNPKILRKD from the exons ATGGATGATCACAAGGCTTGCTTCAAGACAAAATTTCACAAG cgtatgcctacgagatcagcgaaaataccggttgtccctcttaaccctgaacttgaacatACTCTTCacaggagcaaacagatcggaaagctgaagcaagatgAGATCATTGAGCCTATcaagcctatcaagatgactgacaatgaacggaacaatgagcgGGATGctgagaacaccggaccagaaaatgacactcgtttgatgagtgagatcctggcaccgcaccgacaccagcatttgtccggcattgctgctccaaacattccggcgaatacatacgaaatcaagtctggtataattcacttgatccaacagaccggactgttcggaggagaagcacatgagagcccgaatgatcatctggatcgcttcctaatgtgcgcagacaccgcAAGGACCAATggggtcccccaagatgctgctagactgaaactGTTCCCATTCTCTctgactgggcaagctttggaatggctgagaacactggagcccggttCAATCACGACATGGGtagggttggagaaggaattcttgtcctactacttccctccctcgaagacagcaatgctcaggggtgagatcacatccttccaccaacccgagcatgaggcgctccacacatcttggactcgattcagaaaaatgttgcgcatgtgccctcatcatgacatacccaagcatcagttagtaagcgtcttctatcacggactaacacccaccaacagagccattgtagactccgcagcgggtggtgatttgtttagaaagatagcaacagaggcatatgacatgattaacgagctggccagaaagagtgtgcaATGGCAGGAACAGAAGCTCGccggccccacaaggcagcgggtatttgctgtggaagaacaggagCAAAATCCAGTTGTCgcggatttgagtaggaagatggacgtactgttggctacacttagccgacctcccacctgtgtgcactgtggcggcgaccacaatggaaaggattgtcaagcaggtagccctttcgctggagatggggtggagatggtcaactatgttggggggcagccgagatacaatcagaactataacaactccaaccccaacaactacaactcctacaacaacaacaacaatggcaactacaggaggcctcagcacccgaacctctcttacgggaattcaaatcagaatgtgcttcgacctcctagcggatttgttcaagagcatagagagcaggggcttggcatgcccccataccaacagcagaaccaagggccaatgcaacctcctaaaGAATCCGATAAGGTGATcactcttttgaaggagatctcggctaggcttgccaacaacgaagccttctgcaaggatttgagcaatcaggtagctcagatcaatagggacaggcaggaaaggccacagggttctctcccgagcacaacggagaagaacccAAAGATcttgagaaaggattga